The nucleotide sequence TCTCGCTGCCGTAATATACGAGCTGTTTTTGCCTACAAAGGAGTGGGTCAGTACGCGTGTTTCATAAATTTGCTCATTGCCTCCCCCTGTCCAAAATTCATTGAAGGGCAATGGAAGTCCCACATCTCCAAACTCAATCGTCTGACTGCTCGTATTCGTAATTTCAAATGACCATAGGAAGTAATCGCTGACTAAAGAATACGTGTTTACGAGCTTGAAGTTTTTTACACCATTCGTATTCGCGGAATTCTGATAGGTGATCGTTACTGTATTGCCGCTTTGACTTTGCGTCCTGACATCGGAAGAGCTCTGCGTCATCGCCGTCTGCCAAGCGCCTGTTCCAAGCCTGTATTTGAACATAAGCTCGCCAAGCCATTGATGATCGGATGTGTTCTGTTTCGGGGTTACTGTCGGATTCATGACATATTGGGTGCTGAACGTATCTCCGACTAGCTTCAGTGAATTGATTTCGCCGTTCGTTCCGGTTGAGACATTAAAATTGCTGTTAGAAATCGTATATGCGGAAGCGACCTTAGGGAGAACGAGCAACAGAAAAGCGGTCACAATAAGGGCTGCCACAATCGTTAGCGTTTTGCGAGTACGGGGTACAAGAGAAATTAACATGAATGATGCCTCCTTTAATTTTTGGGGTTGGCAACTTCCTTCCTTCTCTAGGTGGTCAAAACTCACTCAATTTTTTAAAATAGCCAATCATCGCCTCCTCTCTGTTATCGCATAATTCGCACTTAATCCACCTCCCTTCAATTCTCTTTTTTTCGACAAAAAAACCCTATTCTACAGTGGCAAATGATACGACCGCTGCAGGAAATAGGGTGGGAATAGTTAGAGTGACAAAGAAATAATATAGGAATCAATTAAATCTAAACGTTTAGATTTTGTTGCAAAAACAAGTGCTTATTCTATCAATCGCATGACTGAGTCTCTCTCAATGAGTCTGCATAGCGGCATCTGGCTAACTTCGGTAGTTTCACCCTGCATCAGACGAGATAGAGCCTCCATCGCCTGAAACCCCATTTCATGAAGCGGTAAACTCATCGTCGTAATTCTCGGCATTAAATAATCGCTAAACTCACGGTTATCAAAGCCCATTACAGACAACTCTTCAGGCATTCTGACCCCTAAATCCGTCGCTGCACGCAACACACCAACTGCCATTACATCATTCATGGCCAAAATCGCCGTTGGACGCTGACGAAGCGCTAACAGCTCTTGGGTCAATCGATACCCCGATTCAGCCTCCCAGTTGCCCATCTTAATATACTGCGGATCAAACGGCAGCTCGAAATCGGTAACCGCCTTGTAATATCCGTTAAATCGCAGCCGAGAAGGGGTTGAATTCATCGTGCCGCTAATGATTGCAATTCTAGAATGACCATGCTGAACGAGATAAGACATCGCCTCGTATGAAGCTTGTTCGTCATTGTATTGGATCGATACATCGTTCTGCGTGTAGCTGTATGTATATACGATCGGCTTACCTAGCGTATCGCACAACCCGGTCAAGTCGCGCGGGTGTACACCAATATAGATTATCCCTTCAACCTGCTTGCTAAGGAGCTCGTCCACCGCATTGTCCACATCTTGGCGATAAGCCTCCGTCTGATGCAGATTGCG is from Candidatus Cohnella colombiensis and encodes:
- a CDS encoding LacI family DNA-binding transcriptional regulator — its product is MSGVGIKDIAARANVSIATVSYVLNGTRNVKLNTRERVLRVIQEMNYKPNNAAQSLKRKRTNTIGVIAEDVTVFNVPEIIDGIHDCAERMDMHILLTNLRLDKRVGRNLHQTEAYRQDVDNAVDELLSKQVEGIIYIGVHPRDLTGLCDTLGKPIVYTYSYTQNDVSIQYNDEQASYEAMSYLVQHGHSRIAIISGTMNSTPSRLRFNGYYKAVTDFELPFDPQYIKMGNWEAESGYRLTQELLALRQRPTAILAMNDVMAVGVLRAATDLGVRMPEELSVMGFDNREFSDYLMPRITTMSLPLHEMGFQAMEALSRLMQGETTEVSQMPLCRLIERDSVMRLIE